Proteins from a genomic interval of Apteryx mantelli isolate bAptMan1 chromosome 5, bAptMan1.hap1, whole genome shotgun sequence:
- the MED28 gene encoding mediator of RNA polymerase II transcription subunit 28, with product MAGALSGMFANQAPGPPGPPPPGPPGGPGPPGLIAPPPGPRNPNNTLVDELEASFEACFASLVSQDYVNGTDQEEIRTGVDQCIQKFLDVARQTECFFLQKRLQLSVQKPDQVIKEDVSELRNELQRKEALIQKHLGKLRHWQQVLEDISVQHKKPAEMPQGPLAYLEQASANIPAPMKQT from the exons atggCGGGCGCGCTGAGCGGGATGTTCGCGAAccaggcgccggggccgccggggccgccgccgccggggccgcccggggggcccggcccgcccggcctcatcgcgccgccgccggggccgcgcaacCCCAACAACACGCTCGTGGACGAGCTGGAAGCGTCCTTTGAg GCCTGCTTCGCCTCGCTGGTGAGCCAGGACTACGTGAACGGGACGGACCAGGAGGAGATCCGCACCG GTGTTGATCAGTGTATCCAGAAATTTCTGGATGTTGCAAGACAAACAGAATGTTTTTTCCTACAAAAAAGACTGCAGCTGTCTGTCCAGAAACCAGATCAAGTAATTAAAGAG GATGTTTCAGAATTAAGGAATGAATTGCAGAGAAAAGAAGCATTAATTCAGAAACATTTAGGTAAACTAAGACACTGGCAACAGGTCCTGGAAGATATCAGTGTACAACACAAAAAGCCTGCGGAAATGCCTCAAGGTCCATTAGCTTACCTAGAACAGGCATCTGCTAATATTCCTGCTCCAATGAAGCAAACATGA